From Streptomyces sp. NBC_00690, a single genomic window includes:
- a CDS encoding thiamine-binding protein: MRLRVEFTTEPFDLDEPPAHASVARAVIETAPLDVVEVGPFGNTVEGASDAVLAVLDDVLRRTLAAGATRVSVQLNVVREAGE; the protein is encoded by the coding sequence GTGCGACTGAGGGTCGAATTCACCACCGAACCCTTCGACTTGGACGAGCCACCCGCTCATGCATCGGTCGCCCGTGCGGTCATAGAAACCGCTCCCTTGGATGTGGTGGAGGTCGGGCCGTTCGGCAACACGGTGGAAGGCGCATCGGATGCGGTCCTGGCCGTGCTCGACGACGTACTGCGCCGCACCTTGGCAGCGGGGGCCACCCGGGTCTCCGTTCAGCTCAACGTCGTACGGGAGGCGGGCGAATGA
- a CDS encoding helix-turn-helix domain-containing protein produces MTGPAEHPLLAAVRPLVDALGAELIVPARAAADDVLLAWEGEDVIAVRLPGLSESLDRILAALERHHGRPLSELDRKTKQDVVRTLETRGAFSVRHGVETVASALGVSRFTIYNYVNHANEQRAKARGAGEAAPRGD; encoded by the coding sequence ATGACCGGGCCGGCCGAGCATCCCCTGCTGGCCGCGGTACGACCACTCGTTGATGCCCTGGGCGCCGAGCTCATCGTCCCCGCGCGGGCCGCTGCCGACGATGTGCTCCTCGCTTGGGAGGGTGAGGACGTCATCGCCGTACGGCTGCCGGGGTTGTCCGAATCGCTCGACCGCATCCTCGCGGCTCTGGAGCGTCACCACGGACGGCCGTTGTCCGAGTTGGACCGCAAGACCAAGCAGGACGTGGTGCGGACCTTGGAGACGCGGGGCGCCTTCTCCGTGCGGCATGGCGTGGAGACGGTGGCGAGTGCGTTGGGCGTCAGTCGCTTCACCATCTACAACTACGTCAACCACGCCAATGAGCAGCGGGCCAAGGCGCGGGGGGCGGGGGAGGCCGCGCCGCGAGGCGACTGA
- the uraD gene encoding 2-oxo-4-hydroxy-4-carboxy-5-ureidoimidazoline decarboxylase: MPSSPLRPPERAASTQPPGLTRLNTLATPEALDLLREVCASPRWASGIIAGRPYPDAEALLSANDTITASLTVEDLSDALAGHPPIGRPTPADPVSAREQRGMGEASDDLRAEMVELNLAYQKRFGHVFLICATGLSGEQLRDALRARLANDREQEHDVVRAELGRINRLRFLRLTA; the protein is encoded by the coding sequence GTGCCATCGAGCCCACTGCGCCCTCCGGAGAGAGCGGCATCAACGCAGCCGCCGGGACTCACCCGGCTGAACACCCTGGCGACACCCGAGGCGCTCGACCTCCTGCGCGAGGTGTGTGCAAGCCCCCGCTGGGCAAGCGGGATCATCGCCGGGCGCCCCTACCCGGATGCCGAAGCCCTGCTGAGCGCCAATGACACGATCACCGCGAGTCTGACCGTCGAGGACCTGTCCGACGCCTTGGCCGGACACCCGCCCATCGGCCGACCCACGCCGGCAGATCCGGTGTCCGCGCGGGAGCAACGGGGCATGGGCGAGGCGAGCGACGACCTCAGAGCCGAGATGGTAGAACTCAATCTCGCCTATCAGAAGCGGTTCGGTCATGTCTTCCTGATCTGTGCCACCGGGCTGAGCGGCGAACAGCTGAGAGACGCCCTCCGCGCCCGGCTGGCGAACGATCGAGAACAAGAACACGACGTCGTACGAGCCGAGTTGGGCAGGATCAACCGGCTTCGGTTCCTTCGGCTCACGGCCTAG
- the uraH gene encoding hydroxyisourate hydrolase codes for MRSESTALVSTASVSTHILDTAIGRPAQGVPVVLAVRSSANGAWQVLGGSTTDGDGRCQDLPVPPAGTTHVRLEFRTEEYYAGEPAPKDTALSGTDRREAVFFPEVTVAFAVNAGEHHHVPLLLSPFSYSVYRGS; via the coding sequence ATGAGGAGCGAATCCACTGCCTTGGTGTCCACTGCCTCGGTGTCCACACACATCCTGGACACCGCCATCGGACGTCCCGCACAGGGCGTACCCGTGGTGCTGGCGGTCCGATCGTCGGCGAACGGCGCTTGGCAGGTGTTGGGCGGGTCCACGACCGATGGGGACGGCCGCTGTCAGGACCTTCCCGTTCCACCGGCGGGCACGACGCACGTCCGCCTGGAATTCCGGACCGAGGAGTACTACGCGGGTGAACCCGCCCCGAAAGACACAGCCCTTTCCGGCACCGACCGGAGAGAAGCCGTGTTCTTCCCGGAAGTGACGGTGGCGTTCGCCGTCAACGCCGGGGAGCACCACCACGTACCCCTGCTCCTCAGTCCCTTCTCCTATTCCGTTTACCGAGGGAGCTAG
- the pucL gene encoding factor-independent urate hydroxylase, whose amino-acid sequence MPVLGQNQYGKAEVRVVRVVREGAVHHLKDLNVSIALSGDMADVHHFGANTHVLPTDTAKNTVYAFAKEHGIESAEQFGIRLARHFVNSQPPIHRARIRIEEFGWERIGASDIGDDATGGHSFVRRGCETRVCQITYDGERWQVISGLQDLTVMNSTDSEFWGYAKDEYTTLQEAYDRMLATEVSARWRHSWESDEQPVPSWDDSYQQVKRSILRAFCTTYSYSLQQTLYAMGASVIEESPGIEEIRFSLPNKHHFLVDLEPFGLSNDHEVYFAADRPYGLIEATVLRNGAVAAIPVDLPAG is encoded by the coding sequence ATGCCCGTTCTCGGCCAGAACCAGTACGGAAAGGCGGAGGTCCGAGTCGTTCGCGTGGTGAGGGAAGGTGCCGTTCACCATCTGAAGGACCTCAACGTCTCCATAGCCCTCTCCGGCGACATGGCGGACGTGCACCACTTCGGTGCCAACACCCATGTGCTCCCCACGGACACCGCGAAGAACACGGTGTACGCCTTCGCCAAGGAACATGGAATCGAATCCGCCGAACAGTTCGGCATACGTCTTGCCCGGCACTTCGTGAACTCTCAACCGCCCATACACCGCGCACGCATCCGTATCGAGGAGTTCGGCTGGGAGCGCATCGGGGCTTCGGACATCGGCGACGATGCGACAGGCGGTCACTCCTTCGTCCGCCGCGGCTGTGAGACCAGGGTCTGCCAGATCACCTACGACGGCGAGCGCTGGCAGGTCATTTCCGGCCTCCAGGACCTGACGGTGATGAATTCGACGGACTCCGAGTTCTGGGGCTACGCCAAGGACGAGTACACGACCCTCCAAGAGGCGTACGACCGTATGCTTGCCACCGAAGTGTCCGCCCGGTGGCGCCATTCCTGGGAATCCGATGAACAGCCCGTGCCGTCGTGGGACGACTCCTATCAACAGGTCAAGAGGAGCATCCTCCGGGCGTTCTGTACGACCTACTCCTATTCGCTCCAGCAGACGCTGTACGCCATGGGCGCCTCGGTCATCGAAGAAAGCCCGGGCATAGAGGAGATCCGGTTCTCGCTGCCGAACAAGCACCATTTCCTGGTTGACTTGGAACCCTTCGGCCTCAGCAATGACCATGAGGTCTACTTCGCGGCGGACCGCCCCTACGGGCTCATCGAGGCCACGGTCCTCAGGAACGGGGCCGTCGCGGCGATTCCGGTCGATCTGCCGGCCGGGTGA
- a CDS encoding 8-oxoguanine deaminase produces the protein MAAFRIVIENCAIATVDPVDTEYPKGHIVVAGNRIEAIGTGAAPAGLRDVVRRIDATGHLATPGLVNTHHHFYQWITRGLATDHNLFDWLVALYPTWARIDEQMVRAAARGSLAMMARGGVTTAMDHHYIYPRGSGDLSGAIIDAARETGVRFTLARGSMDRGASAGGLPPDFAVETLDAALAATEETIDLHHDDASDAMTQIAVAPCSPFSVSTDLLREGARLARSKGVRLHTHGSETVEEERFCKELFGMGPTDYFESTGWLGPDVWMAHCVHMADADIAAFARTGTGVAHCPSSNARLAAGIARVPDMLAAGIAVGLGVDGTASNESGELHTELRNALLINRLGRRGEAALTARQALRLGTHGGARVLGRAEQIGSLEVGKLADLVLWKMDTLAHASIADPVTALVLGAAAPVTLSLVNGKPVVEDNRLITVDEEEIARTTRTEAQRLMSIAGPR, from the coding sequence ATGGCGGCTTTCCGCATCGTCATCGAGAACTGTGCCATCGCCACGGTGGATCCGGTCGACACCGAGTACCCGAAGGGGCACATCGTGGTCGCGGGGAACCGTATCGAGGCGATCGGCACGGGAGCCGCGCCGGCAGGACTGCGCGATGTCGTCCGCCGCATCGACGCCACGGGCCATCTCGCGACCCCGGGCCTCGTCAACACCCACCACCACTTCTACCAGTGGATCACCCGTGGTCTGGCCACCGACCACAACCTCTTCGACTGGTTGGTCGCCCTCTACCCGACCTGGGCGCGGATCGACGAACAGATGGTGCGGGCCGCCGCACGGGGCTCGCTCGCCATGATGGCGCGGGGCGGGGTCACCACCGCGATGGACCACCACTACATCTATCCACGCGGCAGCGGCGACCTCTCCGGTGCGATCATCGACGCCGCCCGGGAGACGGGCGTCAGGTTCACCCTGGCCAGGGGTTCGATGGACCGCGGGGCATCGGCCGGCGGACTGCCCCCGGACTTCGCCGTGGAGACGCTCGACGCCGCACTCGCGGCAACCGAAGAGACCATCGACCTCCACCACGACGACGCGAGCGACGCCATGACGCAGATCGCCGTCGCCCCCTGCTCTCCCTTCTCCGTCTCCACCGACCTCCTGCGCGAAGGCGCACGCCTCGCCCGGAGTAAGGGCGTTCGTCTGCACACCCACGGCTCGGAAACGGTGGAGGAGGAGCGCTTCTGCAAGGAACTCTTCGGGATGGGGCCCACGGACTACTTCGAGTCCACCGGCTGGCTGGGGCCCGATGTCTGGATGGCGCACTGTGTGCACATGGCCGATGCGGATATTGCGGCCTTCGCACGTACCGGCACCGGAGTGGCCCACTGCCCCTCCTCCAACGCCCGACTGGCCGCGGGGATAGCGCGGGTGCCCGACATGCTGGCGGCTGGTATCGCCGTGGGGCTGGGCGTGGACGGGACCGCGTCCAATGAATCGGGCGAGCTCCACACCGAACTGCGCAACGCCCTGTTGATCAATCGCCTCGGCCGCCGCGGCGAGGCGGCACTGACGGCCCGTCAAGCGCTGCGGCTGGGCACGCACGGCGGCGCCCGTGTCCTCGGGCGCGCGGAGCAGATCGGCTCCCTGGAGGTGGGGAAGCTCGCCGACCTGGTGCTGTGGAAGATGGACACGCTCGCCCATGCCTCGATCGCCGATCCGGTGACCGCGCTGGTCCTCGGTGCCGCAGCTCCCGTGACGCTGTCGCTCGTCAACGGGAAGCCGGTCGTCGAGGACAACCGGCTGATCACGGTGGACGAGGAGGAGATCGCGCGCACCACCCGTACCGAGGCGCAACGCCTGATGAGCATCGCAGGACCTCGTTGA
- a CDS encoding HEAT repeat domain-containing protein: MDLERVFADLDGVPWADLDHAYGQADDLPDLLRALTGDEEQSTEAWGELGASILHQGTVYGATAAAVPYLARLAAADVRTVEMLLLLGGIAESEDEFAAPLPGACRAAVVEQLPLILDLLASDDVHVRRTAAWAVGRTGCVSAASALRRLWADPDERHPGVRAETLAALAQLEPEGTRPELLSALAAAEPAVLRVTAVMAAVDAGMPFSTTHQNVLVSLLPAAPHIADRCDQERTEPLRQVVDVLLRRDTDDDRAAAFALVEAALRLTEPAARDEALWAAEHACTISRSAPGRLAPALVPLLGDPSFHRVASLLPILDQLGSHATPAAPALAELAATDGDLGDRALAVLARIAPEQAALLLARDLENRTITLASVTGARGRRPGLRLPYAPELLNAIRISLSHLATADEAPSRGPVDLLELLAGWGTRAAAALPELTRALDAFPASVPAALVAICPPNRTSAVAELLRRAAGAGEVEARCAAAEALWRLTGETGPLVVALQAALSEGSPAPHLVETAGRLGAAGRELVAELRSALTSAGVGRTDFELETDLQIALALWRLTDDGDQPVHVVGAVLAEAAERMWSGRTRTIAARAAAEIGPAAKPLIPALEALLSDPVQVPGAVLALRAVGHPLDEDRAADLLVTSAELDADPIGALEALRALGPGALAPAVITRLTALADGDLRVAGSSRRTEIVAADERLRTSARALLPG; the protein is encoded by the coding sequence ATGGATCTTGAACGGGTTTTCGCAGATCTGGACGGCGTGCCCTGGGCCGATCTGGACCATGCCTACGGGCAGGCGGACGACCTACCGGACCTGCTGCGCGCACTCACCGGCGACGAGGAGCAGTCAACCGAGGCATGGGGGGAGTTGGGGGCCAGCATCCTGCACCAGGGCACGGTGTACGGGGCGACAGCGGCGGCCGTGCCCTATCTGGCGCGTCTCGCCGCGGCGGACGTGCGCACCGTGGAAATGCTGCTGCTCCTCGGCGGAATAGCCGAGAGCGAGGACGAGTTCGCCGCGCCCCTGCCGGGTGCCTGCCGGGCGGCCGTGGTGGAGCAACTCCCGTTGATCCTGGACCTGCTGGCATCCGACGACGTCCATGTGCGCCGGACGGCGGCCTGGGCAGTCGGCCGCACCGGCTGTGTGTCGGCGGCGTCGGCGCTGCGCCGTCTGTGGGCCGACCCGGACGAGCGGCATCCGGGCGTCCGCGCGGAGACCCTGGCGGCCCTGGCGCAGCTGGAGCCGGAGGGCACCCGTCCAGAGCTGCTGTCGGCCCTGGCCGCGGCGGAACCAGCGGTGCTGCGGGTCACCGCCGTCATGGCGGCCGTCGACGCCGGGATGCCGTTCTCCACCACGCACCAGAACGTTCTGGTGTCCCTGCTTCCGGCGGCACCGCATATCGCGGACCGCTGCGACCAGGAACGGACCGAGCCCCTGCGCCAGGTGGTCGACGTTCTGCTGCGGCGTGACACCGACGATGACCGTGCCGCGGCGTTCGCCCTGGTCGAAGCCGCGCTCCGACTGACGGAGCCCGCGGCGAGGGACGAGGCGCTGTGGGCCGCGGAGCACGCCTGCACGATCTCGCGCAGCGCCCCGGGACGGCTCGCCCCCGCACTGGTGCCACTGCTGGGCGACCCCTCGTTCCACCGTGTCGCGTCCCTGCTGCCGATCCTGGACCAGCTCGGCAGCCATGCCACGCCCGCCGCGCCCGCACTGGCGGAGCTCGCTGCGACGGACGGCGACCTCGGGGACCGGGCGCTGGCGGTGCTTGCCAGGATCGCCCCGGAGCAGGCCGCCCTGCTGCTCGCTCGGGACCTGGAGAACCGCACGATCACCCTCGCCTCGGTGACGGGGGCCCGAGGGCGCCGACCCGGACTGCGTCTGCCCTATGCGCCCGAGCTGTTGAACGCGATCCGCATCAGCCTGTCCCATCTGGCGACGGCGGACGAGGCACCGAGCCGCGGACCCGTGGACCTGCTCGAACTGCTGGCGGGCTGGGGGACACGGGCCGCCGCAGCCCTACCGGAACTGACCCGGGCCCTGGACGCGTTCCCCGCATCGGTGCCGGCCGCGCTCGTGGCGATCTGCCCGCCGAACCGCACCTCGGCAGTCGCCGAACTGCTGCGTCGAGCGGCCGGGGCCGGTGAGGTGGAGGCCCGCTGTGCGGCGGCGGAGGCCCTCTGGCGGCTGACGGGGGAGACGGGCCCCTTGGTGGTCGCCCTGCAAGCGGCCCTGAGCGAGGGCAGCCCCGCCCCACATCTGGTCGAGACCGCCGGACGGTTGGGGGCGGCGGGCCGTGAGCTCGTCGCGGAGCTGCGGTCCGCCCTGACCTCCGCTGGTGTCGGGCGAACAGACTTCGAGTTGGAGACGGACCTACAGATCGCCTTGGCGCTCTGGCGGCTCACGGACGACGGCGACCAGCCCGTCCACGTGGTCGGAGCGGTGCTGGCGGAGGCCGCGGAGAGAATGTGGAGCGGCAGGACACGGACGATTGCGGCGCGGGCCGCAGCCGAGATCGGACCGGCCGCCAAGCCGCTCATCCCCGCCCTTGAAGCGCTGCTGAGCGACCCGGTGCAGGTCCCCGGGGCGGTGCTGGCGCTCCGGGCGGTGGGCCACCCGCTCGATGAGGACCGGGCCGCCGATCTTCTGGTGACCTCCGCCGAGCTCGACGCGGACCCGATAGGCGCCCTGGAAGCCCTTCGAGCGCTGGGGCCAGGGGCCCTTGCTCCGGCAGTGATCACCCGGCTTACGGCCCTGGCCGACGGCGATCTCAGGGTGGCGGGCTCCAGCCGTCGGACGGAGATCGTCGCCGCCGACGAGAGGCTGCGGACCTCCGCCCGAGCACTGCTCCCCGGATGA
- a CDS encoding TIGR03086 family metal-binding protein has product MTTNPANPLHDLHPAADAVARLAEGVADARLDDPTPCPDYAVKELLGHLIGLAGAFRDAARKELGATTDTDPQSALPLLPDDWRTALPHRLDELSRAWSKPSAWEGQTRAGGIDLPAAIAGQVALNELVVHGWDLARATGQPYAPDEASLRVSYALLEPTDGDGGRDTIFGPAVNVPEDAPLLDQVVGRSGRRPDWHPEV; this is encoded by the coding sequence ATGACGACGAATCCGGCGAACCCTCTGCACGATCTCCACCCCGCGGCCGACGCGGTCGCCCGGCTGGCGGAAGGCGTCGCGGACGCACGTCTCGACGATCCGACCCCTTGTCCGGACTACGCCGTGAAGGAACTGTTGGGACATCTGATCGGCCTTGCGGGCGCGTTCCGTGACGCCGCCCGCAAGGAGCTGGGGGCCACGACGGACACCGACCCCCAGTCGGCGCTGCCCCTCTTGCCGGACGATTGGCGGACCGCGCTGCCGCACAGGCTCGACGAGCTGTCCCGGGCCTGGTCGAAGCCGTCGGCCTGGGAGGGGCAGACCCGTGCCGGAGGCATCGATCTGCCTGCGGCCATCGCAGGTCAGGTCGCCCTCAACGAACTGGTCGTGCACGGCTGGGACCTGGCTCGGGCCACCGGTCAGCCCTATGCGCCGGACGAGGCGAGCCTGCGCGTGTCGTACGCGCTGCTGGAGCCCACCGACGGAGATGGTGGCCGGGACACGATCTTCGGCCCGGCGGTCAACGTGCCCGAAGACGCGCCACTGCTGGATCAGGTGGTGGGGCGCAGCGGTCGGCGCCCCGACTGGCATCCCGAGGTGTGA
- a CDS encoding YfcC family protein encodes MSTSEVRESAAEPPDGPEPKRRFAFPSALTVLAVVTIAVWALAFVIPPGTYDRTDDGAPIEGTYHRVDSGQSFVDRLNDLFLAPVNGLYGIQDQSTGVVGPDLAGELYGSAGVFLFVLAIGAFITVVFATGALDRGIARLAHRLRDRGALLIAAVMLVFSLLGTVEGFAEETLGFYGLIVPLMLALGYDRMTATGTIILGAGVGVLCSTVNPFATGVASSAADISLGDGIALRAAMWLVLTAVTIAYVIRYARRVRRDPSRSLSGFLPGDRERARAETSEPPDLTALHKTVLVVVTLVFTFMIFSVVPWASALTGDAQATPYGFELGWSFPELAAMFLVASVLVGLVARMGEQRLSATITQGAADFISPALVIVLARGVTVIMNNSMVTDTVLHSIEGVVRGTSSGAFAVIVFVVNLPLAFLIPSTSGHATLAMPILAPLADFAGVSRAVVVTAWQSASGWMNLWVPTTAVTIGGVALAKVGYDRYLRFVWPLLAILAVLICGFLVAGAALT; translated from the coding sequence ATGAGTACTTCCGAAGTCCGGGAATCTGCCGCAGAGCCACCCGATGGACCCGAACCGAAGCGGCGGTTCGCCTTCCCGAGCGCTCTCACCGTCCTCGCTGTGGTCACCATCGCGGTCTGGGCACTGGCCTTCGTCATTCCGCCCGGTACCTATGACCGCACGGACGACGGCGCGCCCATCGAGGGCACCTACCACCGCGTCGACAGTGGACAGAGCTTCGTCGACCGTCTCAACGACCTGTTCCTCGCACCCGTCAACGGCCTCTACGGCATCCAGGACCAGTCGACCGGCGTCGTCGGCCCCGATCTCGCCGGCGAACTGTACGGCAGCGCCGGAGTGTTCCTCTTCGTTCTGGCCATCGGCGCCTTCATCACCGTCGTTTTCGCGACCGGAGCCCTGGACCGGGGCATCGCACGGCTGGCCCATCGGCTGCGGGACCGCGGGGCGCTGCTGATCGCCGCGGTCATGCTCGTCTTCTCCCTGCTCGGAACCGTCGAGGGCTTCGCGGAGGAGACCCTCGGCTTCTACGGGCTGATCGTCCCCCTGATGCTGGCGCTGGGATACGACCGGATGACCGCCACGGGAACGATCATCCTCGGCGCCGGTGTCGGAGTGCTCTGCTCCACCGTGAACCCGTTCGCGACGGGGGTCGCCTCCTCGGCGGCGGACATCTCCCTAGGTGACGGCATCGCCTTGCGCGCCGCGATGTGGCTGGTGCTGACCGCCGTGACCATTGCGTACGTCATCCGCTATGCGCGCCGGGTGCGCAGGGACCCGAGCAGATCGCTCTCCGGATTCCTGCCCGGCGACCGCGAGCGGGCGAGGGCCGAGACGTCCGAACCGCCGGACCTCACCGCACTCCACAAGACCGTCCTGGTGGTCGTCACCCTGGTCTTCACCTTCATGATCTTCTCCGTCGTCCCCTGGGCGAGCGCACTCACCGGGGATGCGCAGGCCACTCCGTACGGTTTCGAGCTCGGTTGGTCCTTTCCGGAACTCGCGGCGATGTTCCTGGTCGCCTCGGTGCTCGTCGGGCTGGTCGCCCGGATGGGGGAGCAGCGGCTCAGCGCCACGATCACCCAGGGCGCGGCCGACTTCATCTCCCCGGCCCTGGTCATCGTGCTGGCCCGCGGAGTCACCGTGATCATGAACAACTCGATGGTCACCGACACCGTGCTGCATTCCATCGAGGGCGTCGTACGGGGAACGTCGTCCGGCGCCTTCGCCGTGATCGTATTCGTGGTGAACCTGCCCCTGGCGTTCCTGATCCCGTCCACCTCGGGCCATGCCACCCTCGCCATGCCGATCCTTGCCCCGCTGGCTGATTTCGCCGGGGTCTCCCGTGCCGTGGTGGTGACGGCCTGGCAGTCCGCGAGCGGTTGGATGAACCTCTGGGTGCCCACGACCGCCGTCACCATCGGTGGCGTTGCCCTCGCCAAAGTCGGCTACGACCGCTACCTTCGCTTCGTCTGGCCGCTGCTCGCCATCCTGGCCGTACTGATTTGCGGGTTCCTGGTGGCCGGCGCGGCGCTGACCTGA